DNA sequence from the bacterium genome:
TCGCCTCTTACCTTTTAGCGCTCTTTCGGTTCCTGGCGCTGGGAAACACGCGCTCCCAGGCCTCTCTGTCGTAGCGATAAATGCAACGCAGGATTCCCTGAAATCTGCTCCAAGTCATGATGCCGCCTCTTCGTCTTGGGGAAGCTCCCTGGAGCGTTCGCCTACTTTCTGCTGCGGAAGAAGCCGGCTCTGGGGTGACGGCCTGCCTCACTGTACTTGCTCCGGCCGCTCTTGAGGATAGCCCTACCCCTTCGGGTTGCGCGTCCTCTGGCACCCCGGAGTTAGCCCGTCAAGGGATCTGTGAGACTCAGCCTTGTGGATCGTTGGAACGCCCGGCGCGCCATCACGGTCCCCGCGGCCGGGCCGCGCGTGATGTCGGGTGAGGGTAGGACGTCTCAGGTCGGCCATTGCTCTTCATCGCGCGTGTGGGCCGTTTCGCCGAGTCGACAGGGCAAGGTCAATGTACGACAGCTGAAACCATACGGTTTACAGGTCTCACGTTGAGAAAATGGCGGAGAGGGAGGGATTCGAACCCTCGGACCGCTTGCACGGTCAACGGTTTTCGAGACCGCCCCGTTCGACCACTCCGGCACCTCTCCTTTTGGAAAAACTGGCGGAGAGGGAGGGATTCGAACCCTCGGTACGGGGTTACCGCACACACGATTTCCAGTCGTGCACCTTCGGCCACTCGGTCACCTCTCCGTTGATCTTGCAAAGAACTCGCTAGCGACGAAGGTCTGAGAAGAACTCGCTCAGCAGCGAGCCACATTCCTCCGCCAGCACTCCCTCCCTCAACTCGAGCCTGTGATTGAGGCGCTGGTCTCGCACCAAGTCTCCCAGGCTGCCGCAGAAGCCGGCCTTCGGGTCCCGAGCACCGAACACTAATCCGGCGAAACGCCCGTTGACCAGGGCCCCGGCGCACATCGCGCACGGTTCGAGAGTTACAACCATTTCGCAGCCATCGAACCGCCAGCCGTCGATGTGCTCTCGGGCGTCCGAGATCGCTTCCAGCTCGGCATGAGCCAAGGGATCTCCCCTGGTCTCGCGTCGATTGAAGCCCTTACCCAGCAGTTTGCCCTCGCGCACCACCACGGCTCCGACCGGAACCTCCCCGAGAGCTCGAGCCTTTCGGGCGAGCGCCAAGGCCTCGCCCATCCATTGAATCTCTTGCTCCGCAGTCACCTCACATCACGTTTCCGGCACATCCGGCCCGGCTTCGATTCCTGGCACCTCACCGAGCACAGGGGCCGTAGTGTAACGAAACCGCGTCGGACCGGAAACCGGCAACGACTTTACTTCGCTCGGTGCTGTGCATAGCATGAGCGAAGCAGAAGGCGACGAAGGGTTCGGGCCCTGTGCAGCGGCTGGCGCCGAACCTCGTCAGGCCCGGAAGGGAGCAGCGATAAGGCGTCCGGCTGGGTGCCGCAGAATCACCGGAACCCTTCGTTGCCTTCTGCTCTTTTCTTTTTGGCTATGGCGTACCAGGTACTCGCACGGAAGTGGCGCCCGCAGGACTTCTCCGAAGTCGTCGGCCAGGCGGCGGTCGTCACCGCATTGCAGAACGCGGTGTCGAAGGAGCGCATCGCCCATGCCTATTTGTTCTCGGGTATCCGTGGAGTCGGCAAGACCAGCGTCGCGAGGATCCTGGCCAAGGGGCTCAACTGCGAGAACGGGCCTGCGGCCGAGCCCTGCAACGACTGCGACACCTGCCGGCAGATCACCGCGGGGTCCGATTTTGACGTCATCGAGGTCGATGCCGCGACCTACTCCAAGGTCGAACAGGTTCGCGAACTCACCGAGAGCCTCAAATACGGCCCGGCACATGGTCGCTTCAAGGTCGTCATTCTCGATGAGATTCATCGCCTGTCCCGTCAGGCGTTCGATGCGCTCCTGAAGATCGTCGAAGAGCCTCCCGACCATCTGGTCTTCATCTTCGCGACGACGGAGTCCGATGCCGTCCCCGCCACGATCCTGTCACGCTGCCAGGAGTTCCGCTTTCGGCGGGTACCGCTCGACCAGCTCGCCGAGTACCTCGAGACGATTGCCAAACGAGAGAAGATCTCCGTCGGCACCTCGGCGCTGCGAATCATCGCGCAGGCCGGCGACGGATCGGTTCGGGACGCCATCGCGCTGCTCGACCAGCTTGCCACTTTCGGCTCCGGCTCGATCGACGACGGCGACGCGGTGCGGCTGTTGGGCGGCCTCGACCAGGAAGTCTTTCGCCAGGTCCTGACCGCGATCGGCCACGGCGATTGCAAGCAGGTCGCACAGATCACCGCCAGAATCGAAGAGGAGGGTTGGGATCCTCGGTTCGTCTTCGGAGAGTTTCTCTCCTACTGCCGAATGGCGCTTCATCTTTGTCTCGGAGCGGACCCGGAACGACTCGAAACCACCCGGGAAGAGGCCCAGGCGTTGACCGTCGTAGCCAAGAACATCGGCTACGAGCAGGTTCTCCGTGTACTCAACCTCTTGCTCCAGAGTGAGGAGGCGATTCGGCGAAGCGAGAGCGCCGCGCTCGCGCTCGAGATCGCCTGGTTACGGGCCACCGAGCTGCCCAAACTCGTGGCCATCGAGACTCTACTGGCCGGAAACGAAGCCGCCCCGCAAGCGCCGCCGAAGGCCGAGACGACCGTCGAGCGCCGCGCGGCCCGGGCGCCGGCGGCGGCCGAAAGGGAAACCGCTACTTCGACGCCGGGACCACCGTCGCAAGCTACGACCGGTGTCCGTGCCGACACCGGCTCGGACCAGAACGCCGGCGATGGCCAGCCCGCGGATCCCCACGCTCGGTTCCTTGCGGCCGTCGGACGCAACCGGCAGGCGCTAGCGGCGCACCTGTCGGGCGCAAACTCACTGACCTTCGCGGCGGGAGTGCTCGAGATCTCGGTCCCCAGCGGAGACACCTGGCTGCGCGACCGGCTCGACCGGGCCGCCAATCGCAAAGTGCTCGAGGAAGCTCTCGCCGCCACCTGGGGCGAGGACGCCAGTTGGAAGATCATCGAAGAAGATCTGCCGGGAAGCGAGCAACGACCGGCTAAAACGAAAGCGACCGAAAAAGCACTTAAAGACCCACGAGTCCAGACCGTGCTCGAGATCTTCGGCGGGTCGGTCGAATCCGTCGAGCCCCTCAACGAAACCTAGCGGAGAGTCCATGAAGATCCAGAAGCTAATGAAACAGGCCCAGGAAATGCAGGCCCGCCTCGAACAGGACCTCGCCAATCTGGTCATCGAATCCAGCGCGGGCGGCGGCATGGTCTCGGTCAAAATGAACGGCAAGAAGCAGCTACTCTCCGTGCAGATCGACCCGGAAGTGCTCTCACCCGACGAGTCCGACATGGTTGCCGACTTGGTGCTGGCCGCCGTCAACGATGCCGCCCGCCAGGTGGACGAGGCCGTGCAGAGCAGCATGGGAAGTCTCGGCGCCGGCTTGGGCGGCCTGCTGGGCTGATCGCCGGACCGACTCCGAAGCCGAAACCTTGTCTTCAGATCCGTTTTCTCGCCTGGTCTCTGAGCTCGCGCGGTTGCCGGGCATCGGGCCCAAAACGGCAGCCCGGCTGGCCCAGCACATTGCCAAGTCGGACCGGGCCGGAGCCGAAGCCCTCGCCGGCGCGATTGTCGAGGTCAAGGACAAGCTTCGCCCCTGCTCGACCTGTTATTCGTTGACCGAGGAAGATCCCTGCTCGATCTGCTCCGATCCCGAGCGCGACTCCTCTCAGATCTGCGTCGTCGAGCAACCTTTCAACATTCAACCACTCGAGAAGACCGGCGAGTATCGCGGCCTCTATCACGTGCTGATGGGTGTGCTGTCTCCGCAGCACGGCGTCGGACCGGATCAGCTTCGGGTCGCCGATCTGCTCGATCGTCTGGAGGGAGTCAGCGAGATCATTCTGGCGACCAATCCCGACGTCGAGGGCGAGGCCACGGCTCTCTATCTCGGCCGTCTGTTGAAAGATCGCGGCATCGGCGTCTCCCGTCTCGCCTTCGGGATGCCCGTCGGCGGTGATATCGAGTACACCGACGAGGTGACTCTCGCGCGCTCGCTGATCGGCCGGCGCAGCTTCTGATCGAGGTGACGAAGGCCCCCCGATCAGCCCGGTCCGCCTCGCAGCAGCCCGCCACCGTCCAAGAGTCGCCGAGCCACGACCTCGCCGCTTCGCGCCTCTCACTCGAGGGAGATCGCCAGGTACGCCTGGCGGTGGGCAAGACCGCGAATCCGTCCCGCGAAGTACTCGCCGACGTAGATCAGAAGAAACCGAAAGAATCCCAACTCCTTGTACTGGCGGACATGGACCAGCTCGTGCGCGAGCAATACCAGGCCCGCTTCGCTCCTTCGATCGAGCTCGAGCCAGCCGTTCGCCGAGAACAACACCGCGTTTCCCAAGGTCACGGCGGCAGCGCCACAGATTCCAGCCACCGAACGCGCAGCCGGGCCGTTGAGCAGCATCATGCCGTCGCCCGGCATCCGCAGCAGCGCCGCCATCAGGCTCATCCAGTCAGCAATCTCGTTTCCCGCCGGCTGTGAGCTTTTCGAGGTCGTGGGGCGCATACAATCGCAACCATGAAACAAGCGTGTCAGCCTTTCAAGTTGGCCTTCATCGGTAGCCACGGCGTCGGTAAGACGACGCTCTGCTACGGGCTCGCGGCACAGCTCAAAGCCAGTGACGTCTCTTTGGAAGTCGTGCACGAAGTCGCCCGGCGCTGCCCCCTACCGATCAACGAGACAACCAGCGTCGAGGCTCAGTCCTGGATACTTCACACCCAGATAGCCGAGGAGTTGTCTGCGGTCTCGAGATATCCAGCGGTCATCTGCGACCGGAGTATTCTGGACAACTACGTCTATCTGCTGCTGGCCGCGGGACCGCAGGAAACGCTAGAGCCACTGGTGTGCAGCTGGATGACGTCCTACCAACTTCTCGTGCACGTGCCCGTGCTCGACACGCCGGCGGCGGATGGGGTGAGGGCCACCGATCCTTCATTTCAGCTCGCCGTCGACCAACGTCTCCAGCAAGAGCTCGCTCGTCGAGAGTTGGATCACCTCCGACTCGACGGCAATGATCGAAGCTCCTGGTTGTCGCATGTCGAGGCTGCGGTGCTTGAACAGATGACGGGGCTCGAAGGCATTCCCGCACGCCGGTAGCAGCTTTCAAAGCCAGCTCACGCCGTTCTACAATGGATGCACCTTGAAGAATCCGGAACGCCTTCACCTCCTGGATCCCTTCTCGCATTTCGGCGCGCGGGAACTGACCCTGCTGAGCGAAGCCGTTTCAGAAGAGGGCTTCACCGCCGGAGCACAGGTGTTCAAGGAAGATGATCCTGCCGGCGATCTCTATCTCCTCGAGAAGGGCGAGATTCGGGTACGGAAGATGACGCCTTTCGGCGAATACGAGCTCTTCCGACCCTTGACTGGGGACCTCTTCGGTGAAGACTCCTTTCTCACGGGTATTCCCAGAGATGGCGACGCGGACGTGATCATCGACTCCGAGCTCCTGGTCATGAATGCGCAGGCCCTGGCGTCCGCCTCCGACCAGGACTCGCGTTTCGAGCTGGCCCTCCACTGGGCACTCTGGCGAGGCCTCTCGAAGAAACTACGGCTCGCCAACGATCGGTTGACCAGCATCTTCTCGGGCGATTCCGAGCTACCCGAGTTGCCCCCCAGAACCGAGCAGTCCCTCGGTGCCGAAACCCATCTCGACATGGCTCACAAGGTCGG
Encoded proteins:
- a CDS encoding nucleoside deaminase; the protein is MGEALALARKARALGEVPVGAVVVREGKLLGKGFNRRETRGDPLAHAELEAISDAREHIDGWRFDGCEMVVTLEPCAMCAGALVNGRFAGLVFGARDPKAGFCGSLGDLVRDQRLNHRLELREGVLAEECGSLLSEFFSDLRR
- the dnaX gene encoding DNA polymerase III subunit gamma/tau gives rise to the protein MAYQVLARKWRPQDFSEVVGQAAVVTALQNAVSKERIAHAYLFSGIRGVGKTSVARILAKGLNCENGPAAEPCNDCDTCRQITAGSDFDVIEVDAATYSKVEQVRELTESLKYGPAHGRFKVVILDEIHRLSRQAFDALLKIVEEPPDHLVFIFATTESDAVPATILSRCQEFRFRRVPLDQLAEYLETIAKREKISVGTSALRIIAQAGDGSVRDAIALLDQLATFGSGSIDDGDAVRLLGGLDQEVFRQVLTAIGHGDCKQVAQITARIEEEGWDPRFVFGEFLSYCRMALHLCLGADPERLETTREEAQALTVVAKNIGYEQVLRVLNLLLQSEEAIRRSESAALALEIAWLRATELPKLVAIETLLAGNEAAPQAPPKAETTVERRAARAPAAAERETATSTPGPPSQATTGVRADTGSDQNAGDGQPADPHARFLAAVGRNRQALAAHLSGANSLTFAAGVLEISVPSGDTWLRDRLDRAANRKVLEEALAATWGEDASWKIIEEDLPGSEQRPAKTKATEKALKDPRVQTVLEIFGGSVESVEPLNET
- a CDS encoding YbaB/EbfC family nucleoid-associated protein, producing MKIQKLMKQAQEMQARLEQDLANLVIESSAGGGMVSVKMNGKKQLLSVQIDPEVLSPDESDMVADLVLAAVNDAARQVDEAVQSSMGSLGAGLGGLLG
- the recR gene encoding recombination protein RecR, with amino-acid sequence MPPARWTRPCRAAWEVSAPAWAACWADRRTDSEAETLSSDPFSRLVSELARLPGIGPKTAARLAQHIAKSDRAGAEALAGAIVEVKDKLRPCSTCYSLTEEDPCSICSDPERDSSQICVVEQPFNIQPLEKTGEYRGLYHVLMGVLSPQHGVGPDQLRVADLLDRLEGVSEIILATNPDVEGEATALYLGRLLKDRGIGVSRLAFGMPVGGDIEYTDEVTLARSLIGRRSF
- a CDS encoding DUF4157 domain-containing protein, whose amino-acid sequence is MSLMAALLRMPGDGMMLLNGPAARSVAGICGAAAVTLGNAVLFSANGWLELDRRSEAGLVLLAHELVHVRQYKELGFFRFLLIYVGEYFAGRIRGLAHRQAYLAISLE
- a CDS encoding AAA family ATPase gives rise to the protein MKQACQPFKLAFIGSHGVGKTTLCYGLAAQLKASDVSLEVVHEVARRCPLPINETTSVEAQSWILHTQIAEELSAVSRYPAVICDRSILDNYVYLLLAAGPQETLEPLVCSWMTSYQLLVHVPVLDTPAADGVRATDPSFQLAVDQRLQQELARRELDHLRLDGNDRSSWLSHVEAAVLEQMTGLEGIPARR
- a CDS encoding cyclic nucleotide-binding domain-containing protein, whose translation is MKNPERLHLLDPFSHFGARELTLLSEAVSEEGFTAGAQVFKEDDPAGDLYLLEKGEIRVRKMTPFGEYELFRPLTGDLFGEDSFLTGIPRDGDADVIIDSELLVMNAQALASASDQDSRFELALHWALWRGLSKKLRLANDRLTSIFSGDSELPELPPRTEQSLGAETHLDMAHKVGLFREQRLSAMEINFLASLSREEVFPPGKTIFKEGEPGEKMYIVADGTVMISKLIAGVGEEALAFLERGDYFGEMALIDRRPRSADARAHPDKGVTVLALPRAVVEGLLNIEKVSSVRLLKILTSLAGKRTRAIQNKLVGLFLLAGGDIEAAPP